A stretch of DNA from Vibrio gallaecicus:
GTGTCATTCGTGGTTGTTTCTTGGGATGTTCTTGTTACGCTTTGAAAACCGAGGCTTCCACATAAAGTGAAGACTTCTTTAAAGCGTTCAGGGTGTCTGGGAACTAAAATAAGCAAAGCATCTGGAAGGGATGTTAAAATAGTCTTATGAGCCGATAAGATTTTTTCATCTTCACCTTTGTGTGTACTCGCTGCTATCCATACCGGGCGCTTTGAGCCTAAATCATTTCGTAAAGCCTTACCTTCTTCAATCACTGCTGGCGAGACTTTTATATCAAACTTTATTGAACCAGTTACATCAAGCTTATCCTGTGGAATGCCGAGTCGCTTGAATCTGTCTGCATCGGCTTGGGATTGGCATAGTACTTTATTTAGATTTGGGTGGATTTGGTTAAATAAAGCCTGAACTTTCGCGTAATTACGGCAGGATTTTTCAGATAGACGAGCATTGACGACAATGATTGGAATGTTGGCTGTATGAACGGCTTGTAAAGTGTTCGGCCACAACTCTGTCTCAATGATTAGCATCTTCTCTGGTTGTATCGCGCGTATGAAGCCTTTAACCGCAAAGCTAAAGTCGATCGGCATATAGCGATGCTCAACTAAACCTCCCAGCTTTTGAATTTCTTGAGCGCCAGTGCTCGTCGTTGTTGTTACAACAATAGTCTGCTCTGGGTTTTGCTCTTTCAAGGCTTTGATCAGCGGAATCGCAGCGATTGACTCTCCGACAGAAACGGCGTGAATCCACAGAGGCTTACTTTTAGCTGAGTTGAGCTGGGGAGTAATACCAAAGTGCTCTTTCCAGCGAGAACCAAACTTAGGCTTGTTTGGTTTGCTTTTATATAACCCTAAAAGAAGAAAGGGCGCAGCTAAGCAAAGAATAATGGTATATAAAATACGAACAAACATATGACCTAAGACACCTCAATAACGGCAATCGATTCTAACTTTCGAATACTATCAATGACTGAGATAGGCGTAAGCTCTGTTAAGCATTTTAAGTGTTTAAATTCACATTCACGCTTGAAGCAAGGACGGCAATCAATGTCAGTATGAACAATATCGACATTCTTAGCTAAAGGTGGTGTGTACTTCGGGGATGTTGAACCATATACCGCCACCACATTACAGCCAACAGCCGCTGCAACGTGCATCAAACCTGAGTCATTACTGATAACGGTTTGGCAGGCTCCAAGCAAATCCACTGCTTCAATTAAGCTGGTTTGCCCGGCAAGTACATGGATTTGTGAATGAAATTGCTCAGGTACTTTTTGTTTTATTCCATTGCAGGTATCAACATCTTTTTGTGAACCAAACAGCCAGATATGGCGACCTTGCTTACACATGGTATGTGCAACTTCTGCATAATGATTTTCAGGCCACTTCTTAGCTGGACCAAACTCTGCACCTGGGCATAAACCAATGATGTCAGTTGAGTGAGTTAACTGAAATTTTTGTATGGTGTTCCGCTGTAATTCAGAATCTATAGATAGGTTCGGTTTTGGAAGCGTTTCTAAACCGCCTAATGATTCCGAGCCTACCATGGTTTTCTTAGGGTGAGCTAAAGCGACATATCGCTCAACCATGTATTGGAAAGCTTTCTTATTGGGGCGTAAATCATTTAATAGACCATAGCGCATTTCGCCTTTCCAGCCGGTACGGTTTGGAATGTCAGCAAACCAAGGAATAAGAGCAGATTTAGCAGAGTTTGGGCAGATAAAAGCATGAGTGTAGTTTTCACGCTTTAGCTGTTTCCCCAAGGCTCTGCGACCTAAAAAGTTAAAATCGCCATGACCAAGTGGCATTTCAATCGCTTGGTTAACTTCAACCATGCGCTCTAAGATAGGCTTACACCATGCCGGTGCCATCACATCGATAATGCAGTCAGGATCTTGCTGCTTTAGGGTTGTGTATAGGGCTTGAGACATCACCATATCACCAACCCAAGATGGACCGATTACTAAAATCTTCTTCATCGTTTATAGCCTGCCATCCAGTTTTTTTCATTATTATACGGTGACGCAAAACTTTTTGGATCTTCTTGCGTATGAAGAAATTTTAGAACCCACATGTATTGTTCTGGTGTTTTGTTTAGCTCACTTTCAATGTACGCATTCATTCTTCGAGTGTCGATATGCTCATCAGCGGAAGGGTAGTCTTCCCATGCTGGGCTAATATTTATTACGTACTTTCCTGATTCGGCATCGAACACTGAAAAGACTGGGATGATTTTTGCACGGCTGACTTTCGACAACTTGCCTAATCCGGGCAGTGTTGCTTTTGGAATATTGAAGAAGTCGACAAAGATACTATGATCGCGCCCATGATCTTGATCGGGTAGGTAGTAACCTAAGTAACCATCACGTACTGATTTGATAAAAGGCTTTATACCGTTATCACGTTCGTAAACTCGACCACCATACTGTACTCGTTGACGGTGCATCAACCAATCCATTACCGGATTTTTTTGTCTTTTCGCCATCGCAGAAACAGGCAGGTCATGTGAAGCGAGTACAACTGCTGGAATATCAATACCCCACGTGTGTGGTACGAGTAAAATTGCCTTACTTCCGCTATCAAGGGTGGATTGTAAATGCTCCATACCGTTGATAGTTGTATTGTTTTGTAGCCATTTAGCACTGCGTAGAGTCAAGCTTGCAAAGCTAAGTAGGAAGGTTCCTGCCGTTACAAGCGTTTTCTCTAAGAGTGCTTTTATTTCTTGCTCTGATTTATCAGGAAAGCAAACTGAAAGGTTTACCCAAGCGTTATTGATGGTTCTGCTTGGTTTGTTAATCAGCATTCGAGCGAGCTTGGTCGCAATGAATAGTTTTGCTTTATGAGGAAATAGCGCGAGCGGGAGACCAACCAGAACAATTAGCCATGTTCCCCAAAATTTAGGGGCAAGAAAAGACCACTCAAACGTTGGATTATAGGCGTTAGGGTCAAAATCATCGCGTTTATCTGTCATATTAACTCGATCTGGATTAGTGAATTTATTTGGTTGCTAAAGCAAGAAAGGGAAGGTTGGTATCGCTTAGAGCATATGGCTTGGAAGTACAAAAATAATATAGCCCCAAGTGACTAACTCAGGGCTGTACTTTTTAAGCTGGGTTTTGAATTGTCATGTATTCAGCAACACCCGCAGACACGGTTTTGAATTCAATATCACAACCTGCTGCACGTAATTTTGTCAGATCGGCTTGAGTAAACTCTTGGTAAGCACCTTTTAGGTGTTCAGGGAATGGAATTGTCTCAATTTCCCCTTTGCCGTGGTGCTTAATTACCGCCTTTGCGACTTCTTGGAATGATTCCGCATTACCTGTACCTAGGTTGAAAATGCCAGAAACGCCACTTTCTAAAAACCATAAATTTACGGCAGCTACGTCACCTACGTAAACAAAATCACGTTTGAATGTTTCGCTACCTGCAAATAATTTAGGGTTCTCATCCGCATTCATTTGATTGTTCAAATGGAAAGCTACAGAAGCCATGCTACCTTTATGTTCTTCACGTGGTCCGTATACATTGAAGTAGCGGAACCCTGTAATTTGAGAAAGGGTTTCGTTGTGCGCTGCAGCATCGGCTTGGAAGCGGCGAACATAATTATCAAACTGTTGCTTAGAATAACCGTAAACGTTGAGTGCGCCTTCGTATTCTTTCTCTTCAATGAAGGTATCTGTTTCACCGTAAGTTGCAGCAGAAGAGGCATATAAGAATGGGATTTGTCTTTCAACACAGTAATGAAGTAACTCTTTTGAGTATTCATAGTTGTTGAGCATCATGTATTTCCCGTCCCACTCAGTCGTTGCTGAGCAAGCACCTTCGTGGAAAATAGCTTCAATATGACCGAAATCATCACCGGCCATTACCTGAGTAAGGAAATCATCGCGATCCATATAATCAGTGATATCTAGATCAACAAGGTTTTTGAATTTTTTACCATTCTTAAGGTTGTCCACTACAAGGATATCGTTATGACCTGCCTCGTTGAGTGCCTTAACAATATTGCTGCCAATCATGCCAGCACCGCCAGTTACGATGATCATAATTCTCTTACTCTTTTTGAATACAAAACTATCGCGAGTATAGCAAGTAATGAATAAAACGGGCTAGTGGAATCATGCCTTAACATTAAGTTGCAGATATCGCCTATTTGCATTCCTTCTTCGTGAGGTATGTTCTCTCTTGATAGGTTTGACTGAGTAGAGGTAGCGACTGATCTGATCACTGGCTATTCTATTGCTCCAGCATTTCTGTCGCTCGATCTATCTGTGTAGTATCTATATACTGATTTCCAAACAGATAGGGATACTGATAGATAATGAAAACACGAGACAAGATTGTTTACGCGGCTTTGGAATTATTTAACGAGCATGGTGAGCGTAGTATTACGACGAATCATATTGCTGAACATATTGAAATTAGCCCTGGTAACTTGTACTACCACTTCCGCAATAAACAAGAAATTGTTCGTGATATTTTTGCCCTATATTCAGCGGAGCTACTTGAACGTTTTACTCCTATTCAAGGGCAACAAGAAAGCTTGACCTTATTAAGGCATTATCTTGATTCTATTTTCACCTTAATGTGGAAGTACCGTTTTTTCTACGCGAACCTACCTGAAATTCTTTCAAGAGATGAACAGCTTCATTTGGAATATATGGCTGTTCAAGAAAAGCTACAGGCGAACCTTGTGGATATCATGAGAGCGTTTGTTGATTTGAAGTTATTAGTAATTTCGGAACAAGAAATGAAGCCTATGGTGACGTCTTTGCACATAATTGCGTCGAGTTGGTTAGCTTATCAGTCTGCCATGTCACCAAAGGCGAAAATTACAGAGCAAGTGGTGCATCAGGGAATGTTGCATATGATTGCAGTTGTGAAGCCGATAGCCACAACTCAAGGTGTGGAAGAGTTAACACTGCTTGAAGATGGTGTTAAAGCCCTTAACTCTCGAACAAAGTAGAGCGAAAGCTATGTAAGATAGCTTTCACTGTAATTTTTATCTCACTAACCAGCGCTTAGGGTTTTGAGCTTGGCTATTTCGGCGAATTTCAAAATAGAGGGAAGCACGGCTTTGCCCGCCAGTATCACCGGCTAACGCTATCGCTTCTCCTGCTTTTACTTTATCCCCTTCTTTTTTGAGCAACGCTTGGTTGAAGCCATAAAGGGTCATATCACCTTTACCGTGGTCGAGTAGCACAACAAGACCATAACCTCTTAAGTATTCTGCAAATACCACTGTCCCAGAGTAAACGGACTTCACCTGCTGACCATATTGAGCATTAATGACCATGCCTTTCCAGTTAACTTGCCCTGTTTGCTGTGAGCCGTAGCTATGTAAGACTCTGCCTTTAATTGGCCATGGCAGTTTACCTTTGCGTTTTGCTAAACCATCCATAGGAATAGCATTGCGCTTTTCGAGTGCCGCTTTTTTAGCTTTGGCTATTTCGGCTTTTAATCGAGTTTCATTGCGCTGCAATTCCGCTAGGTAATTTTTATCCC
This window harbors:
- the waaF gene encoding lipopolysaccharide heptosyltransferase II is translated as MKKILVIGPSWVGDMVMSQALYTTLKQQDPDCIIDVMAPAWCKPILERMVEVNQAIEMPLGHGDFNFLGRRALGKQLKRENYTHAFICPNSAKSALIPWFADIPNRTGWKGEMRYGLLNDLRPNKKAFQYMVERYVALAHPKKTMVGSESLGGLETLPKPNLSIDSELQRNTIQKFQLTHSTDIIGLCPGAEFGPAKKWPENHYAEVAHTMCKQGRHIWLFGSQKDVDTCNGIKQKVPEQFHSQIHVLAGQTSLIEAVDLLGACQTVISNDSGLMHVAAAVGCNVVAVYGSTSPKYTPPLAKNVDIVHTDIDCRPCFKRECEFKHLKCLTELTPISVIDSIRKLESIAVIEVS
- a CDS encoding TetR/AcrR family transcriptional regulator, which codes for MKTRDKIVYAALELFNEHGERSITTNHIAEHIEISPGNLYYHFRNKQEIVRDIFALYSAELLERFTPIQGQQESLTLLRHYLDSIFTLMWKYRFFYANLPEILSRDEQLHLEYMAVQEKLQANLVDIMRAFVDLKLLVISEQEMKPMVTSLHIIASSWLAYQSAMSPKAKITEQVVHQGMLHMIAVVKPIATTQGVEELTLLEDGVKALNSRTK
- the rfaD gene encoding ADP-glyceromanno-heptose 6-epimerase; translation: MIIVTGGAGMIGSNIVKALNEAGHNDILVVDNLKNGKKFKNLVDLDITDYMDRDDFLTQVMAGDDFGHIEAIFHEGACSATTEWDGKYMMLNNYEYSKELLHYCVERQIPFLYASSAATYGETDTFIEEKEYEGALNVYGYSKQQFDNYVRRFQADAAAHNETLSQITGFRYFNVYGPREEHKGSMASVAFHLNNQMNADENPKLFAGSETFKRDFVYVGDVAAVNLWFLESGVSGIFNLGTGNAESFQEVAKAVIKHHGKGEIETIPFPEHLKGAYQEFTQADLTKLRAAGCDIEFKTVSAGVAEYMTIQNPA
- the waaA gene encoding lipid IV(A) 3-deoxy-D-manno-octulosonic acid transferase; translation: MFVRILYTIILCLAAPFLLLGLYKSKPNKPKFGSRWKEHFGITPQLNSAKSKPLWIHAVSVGESIAAIPLIKALKEQNPEQTIVVTTTTSTGAQEIQKLGGLVEHRYMPIDFSFAVKGFIRAIQPEKMLIIETELWPNTLQAVHTANIPIIVVNARLSEKSCRNYAKVQALFNQIHPNLNKVLCQSQADADRFKRLGIPQDKLDVTGSIKFDIKVSPAVIEEGKALRNDLGSKRPVWIAASTHKGEDEKILSAHKTILTSLPDALLILVPRHPERFKEVFTLCGSLGFQSVTRTSQETTTNDTQVYVGDTMGEMLKLIGAADVCFMGGSLVGDKVGGHNVLEPAILSVPVITGPSYFNFKEIVHDLESEQAIIITTESTLISSTLLLLTDSQIRKTQTSRALHYLNKNQGSLSKVLSYL
- the lpxM gene encoding lauroyl-Kdo(2)-lipid IV(A) myristoyltransferase (LpxM is lauroyl-Kdo(2)-lipid IV(A) myristoyltransferase, an enzyme characterized in Escherichia coli and involved in biosynthesis of the form of lipid A found in that species and some closely related species.) — encoded protein: MTDKRDDFDPNAYNPTFEWSFLAPKFWGTWLIVLVGLPLALFPHKAKLFIATKLARMLINKPSRTINNAWVNLSVCFPDKSEQEIKALLEKTLVTAGTFLLSFASLTLRSAKWLQNNTTINGMEHLQSTLDSGSKAILLVPHTWGIDIPAVVLASHDLPVSAMAKRQKNPVMDWLMHRQRVQYGGRVYERDNGIKPFIKSVRDGYLGYYLPDQDHGRDHSIFVDFFNIPKATLPGLGKLSKVSRAKIIPVFSVFDAESGKYVINISPAWEDYPSADEHIDTRRMNAYIESELNKTPEQYMWVLKFLHTQEDPKSFASPYNNEKNWMAGYKR